Proteins encoded within one genomic window of Deltaproteobacteria bacterium:
- a CDS encoding LLM class flavin-dependent oxidoreductase — MEYGVQLANLDFSQLRDRAQAAEGQGYTVVTVPDHIVMEGPEKSFDPKNLSYDPMIMIAVIAEATKKARVGHLVLCNLFRHPAITAQSLASLDQLSGGRIVAGLGTGWTEREFRMTGMPYPDITTRIRMLDEALTCMRSLWSKEETDFAGEFYRLDGCILFPKTVQQPTPPILLGGGGRGLLRVAAKHADVVNIIADAGKPGYIKLENVAKLTDDAFTSKVKFLRDEAARHGRDGKKIRISNMIFTTILTDSPAATRATVEGMAPMFNLTPEGMMRSPMALVGTPEECVAELKRRVRDWDVSQVLFGGSIDSRTQQRLAEEVLKHV, encoded by the coding sequence ATGGAATACGGCGTCCAGCTCGCGAACCTCGACTTCTCCCAACTCCGCGACCGCGCGCAAGCGGCGGAGGGGCAGGGCTATACCGTGGTCACGGTGCCCGACCACATCGTGATGGAGGGGCCCGAGAAGAGCTTCGACCCGAAGAACCTTTCCTACGACCCGATGATCATGATCGCCGTCATCGCCGAGGCGACGAAGAAGGCGCGGGTCGGCCACCTCGTGCTCTGCAACCTCTTCCGCCACCCCGCCATCACGGCGCAGAGCCTCGCCTCGCTCGACCAGTTGAGCGGAGGGCGCATCGTCGCGGGGCTCGGCACCGGCTGGACCGAGCGCGAGTTCAGGATGACGGGCATGCCGTATCCGGACATCACGACCCGCATCCGCATGCTCGACGAGGCGCTCACCTGCATGCGCTCGCTCTGGTCGAAGGAGGAAACGGACTTCGCCGGGGAGTTCTACCGGCTCGACGGCTGCATCCTGTTCCCGAAGACCGTGCAGCAGCCGACGCCGCCGATCCTCCTCGGGGGCGGCGGCAGGGGCCTGCTGCGGGTCGCCGCCAAGCACGCCGACGTCGTGAACATCATCGCCGACGCCGGGAAGCCCGGGTACATCAAGCTCGAGAACGTCGCCAAGCTCACCGACGACGCCTTCACCTCCAAGGTGAAGTTCCTGCGCGACGAGGCCGCGCGCCACGGCCGCGACGGCAAGAAGATCCGCATCAGCAACATGATCTTCACGACGATCCTCACCGACTCGCCCGCCGCGACGCGCGCCACGGTCGAGGGGATGGCGCCAATGTTCAACTTGACGCCCGAAGGCATGATGCGCTCGCCGATGGCGCTGGTCGGCACCCCGGAGGAGTGCGTCGCCGAGCTCAAACGCCGCGTCCGCGACTGGGACGTGTCGCAGGTGCTCTTCGGCGGCAGCATCGATTCGCGCACCCAGCAGCGGCTCGCCGAGGAAGTCCTGAAGCACGTCTGA
- a CDS encoding nuclear transport factor 2 family protein translates to MTVDRSAFRRAIERHSLEDLIALFREDAVLHSPITFQPFEGKAAARRLLGIIFEVFEDFRYTDELDAADGKTKVLVFRTRVKGRDVEGIDLVRFDEAGMVRDLTVMVRPRSGMERLLAEVQPRLMAALAADAAG, encoded by the coding sequence ATGACCGTTGACCGTTCCGCTTTCCGCCGCGCCATCGAGCGCCACAGCCTCGAGGACCTGATCGCGCTTTTCCGCGAGGACGCCGTTCTCCACAGCCCGATCACCTTCCAGCCGTTCGAAGGCAAGGCCGCCGCTCGGCGCCTCCTCGGCATCATCTTCGAGGTGTTCGAGGATTTCCGGTATACCGACGAGCTCGATGCCGCCGACGGGAAGACGAAGGTGCTCGTCTTCCGGACGCGCGTGAAGGGCCGCGACGTCGAGGGCATCGACCTCGTCCGCTTCGACGAGGCCGGCATGGTGCGCGATCTGACCGTCATGGTGCGGCCGCGCTCGGGCATGGAGCGGCTTCTCGCCGAGGTGCAGCCCCGGCTCATGGCCGCCCTCGCGGCGGACGCGGCGGGCTGA